One Pararge aegeria chromosome 1, ilParAegt1.1, whole genome shotgun sequence genomic region harbors:
- the LOC120624418 gene encoding probable 28S ribosomal protein S16, mitochondrial: MPLPPASGTGRYFARAAKSIRLIRQGCTNRPFFHISVTHRRRLNSQPVIEQLGSYDPMPNINNEKLVALNLERIKYWLGQGAHVTNPVGELLGLAGFFPIHPRSYMTAWRNRKTSRENQAKAEQQPMESKA; this comes from the exons ATGCCCTTGCCTCCAGCCAGCGGCACCGGACGCTATTTTGCTAGAGCTGCAAAATCCATTCGACTTATACGGCAAGGATGCACTAATAGACCGTTTTTTCACATATCGGTAACTCAC AGGAGAAGACTAAACAGTCAACCAGTTATAGAGCAGCTGGGCTCCTATGACCCAATGCCAAACATCAACAATGAGAAACTGGTGGCATTGAACCTGGAGAGAATAAAGTACTGGCTTGGGCAAGGAGCTCATGTAACTAACCCTGTTGGGGAGCTCTTAG GTTTAGCCGGTTTCTTCCCAATCCACCCTCGCTCGTACATGACAGCCTGGAGGAATAGAAAAACATCAAGGGAAAACCAGGCCAAAGCCGAACAACAACCAATGGAGAGTAAAGCATAA